The Oreochromis aureus strain Israel breed Guangdong linkage group 7, ZZ_aureus, whole genome shotgun sequence region tgaacttacacacttgctttacttctctctgggataacttcctcggagatgaaatgctggattgctagcgaggctacaaatacacacagccgctctatcactgagcacactgctccaacgtgctacggttatggggcaagttacgccgtgtcgcaagttttgtgagatgctttttttgatatttaatggatcggattacattttttatttctctccgatatccgatccagtaatttacgtcagtatcggaccgataccgatacctaatatcggatgGGTCCATCTCTAGTATCAATAGCCTCAAATTGAAATAACTTGATTTCAACAAAATTTACTATTAAGATATTTATGACAGTGTTGGGGAAAATGCTGAACACCATTTTATCAGTGATTGCAGCTTACAGTATCACATGGTTCAGTAGTGGCACAGAATAATGAAATGAGAGCACAAAAGTAACCTAGAGGGTATTTTGCCTGGAAACTTTAAGTAAAGTTTACCAATAACAGAAATAGCTGAACTTTGTAACTCTTCAATATTTTCTATACGGGTTGACCTTTTCAGCCAGCTGCACCATATAACAGTAATTTCCATGAACCGTTAGAGTGTAACAGTTCACGCCAGCGTTGCTTTGAGtcatttgtttactgttgggtTGGACATCCCCGTCTGAAAGCATCGCCTCCTGGTATGCCTTCATAACCTAGCTGTACTCTTTGGCTTTTCCCAAATAATGAAGCGACTCGGGCAGTGAATGTACTACACTTCTACTCTAATCTCTTTTTAGTAGGATGCCTGACTCCAATGAGCTAATGTAGCTGTCATAGCACACAGGTTTAACTACTTTGAAAACTACTTTAATCTGTTTCCTTGTCAAAGCGATCGGCTGTACATGTTTGCTTTGGACGAGTTCCATGCCGGATGCCTTCCCACCAGTGACCTTTCATTTGCCAAGCTAATGTTTAATCTCCTACATTACTGATCCATCTTACTTCCTGCTTCACTAAAGGCATGAAAattgatgtttttaattttgtctgATTGTTTTTGTCTACAATTTTGACTTAGATGGTGatcataaacattttttaaaatcagttatcAGTGTAACTTCAGAGTTACCAAACTTTTTTTGGTTGCAAGGGTATCTCGATCTTGAAGATAACACGGCTCTTTGGCCATTTACAGGGTTAAAATTCTTTGAAAGAAACAAACTGATGCTCTGCAAATATATGaatgaaatataaatgtatgtTTGGCTTGTAGCGAATGTTTGTTTCACTAGTTTGTGCTAACTAGATTTTGTTGTTCCCAGGTGCTACTAATACAACAACAAAGACCTCTTTGGATGGTGTGAAAACAAGTCCTCCACCGAAGACTTTGGTCTCTGCCTTAAACCCTAATAACGCTTCAGATGCCGTCATACCGACCAACTCTAGTAGCAAGGTTAATAACAGTCTGCAACTAAATGCAAGCACTCAGTCCTTCCTGAAATCGGCATCCCCCAACCACACCACAGTCAGCCACAACAGACTTAGTGACTCTGTAACATCAGTGAACAAAAATGAACAAACTACAGAAGGAGCCCTTTCTTCCACACCTTCAGCATCCTTTGAGCAGCCATCGTCACAGGAGCATCTCAAATCACCAGAGGCATTTATCCCCACAGGCTTGCCTGCTCAGCGCCTGCATACTGGATCCACCACCAGCACTAGCAGTATAACAGCAACCACTTCAGAGTCTGTTAAGAATGTGGTCACTACACCTGTGAAATCTACAACCTCAGcaccagcaacaacaacaagaacaacagtAGCCCCACAGTTGATGACAATAGCTCACACAAGTGTTGCTGTTACTGCTGTCCGTGGTTCAGACATTTCTTCATCGGCTGCCCTGCCACACCCCAGTATTGAGGTTGCACCAGTTCAGACATCATCTTTAACCACATCACGATCTGCTATAACTGTTGTCAGTACTCATGCCAATCAAAATAAATCTTTTGCCTCAGCTACGAGGGTCCCTGTGGTAGAAGAGGCGGGAGCTGTTCTGACCAAGCAGCTCGTCGATACGGCGTCTTTACTGGCTGTCCTGCTCTTTGGCCTGCTTTTCTTCTTGGTCACAGTGGCAGTGTTTGCCAAACAGGCCTACGACAGCTACAGGAGGAAGGACTACACGCAGGTCGACTATCTGATAAATGGCATGTACTCAGACTCTGGGGTATGAGACAGGAAGAGGATAATCATATTTCATgaagctttttctttctttgactcggagcaggaaaaacaaaacgaaCTAAATGACAGACTAACTGAACGGTAAGATGGTGCTGTGAATTTACAGGATGGTTCAGTTAGTTCAGCACGAAATGGAAATGGATGATTCTGAGTACAGCTCACTGACGATAAAATGGTGATGCACACTGATCTGTTTTCTAGcagctcctgttttttttgggttttttttttttttggtggggggATTTTATGTTATGTCAAAAATCAAACCCTATAGCTTACATTTGGTTCTGCTAGTGGCCCTGACAGGATTGGAATCAGTTACAGGTTGTTGGTCAGTCTGTCGGCTGGCTCAGTTGGGACGTTTCCAAAGCTCAGCAGATGACCTCTTCATCAGTTAATTTACTGCTGGTACGAAATGTCGAGATTATCTAAAAGTAGAGttgtaaaaaaaccaaaccagtaatttattgtttttttgttttttttttttaaatttgtaaacaTTTTTTCCTAAGTGACATCTATATAAGGACCAAATAAGAATGTTATGCCCAACATATGATTCATTTCTTTGTGATTACCTTGATacttatttcatttttgaaaaagtCAATTGACATACATCTCAGTGCCAAATAGGGTAACTGACAAAGAATAGCTCTGTGCTTAAGGCATTTAAAATATGTCATATTGCAAATTCTTTCTAATGTGGTTTATGAATTGGCCACAGTGATAATTCAGTTATTCAGTGCTTCATGCAGCAGTGCACAAAACAGTTTCTGCTTGACAGGTTTTGAAGTTCTTTCAATTCAGAAATGACTGTTTTAGACggtatttgtttacatttttggaaTTTGGTGTTGCTGATTTGAccacaacaataataattactgttattattatttttgctctttacAATTAGATATATAACCTTGATAGTGAAGAAATGTTCATCAGATCTCAGTCACGTTTTGTAACCTTCCCATTCCAGCCCCTGTACACAGTGTTGCACTGTTTACTGCAAAGTagattatttgttttgttattaaTCCTCTACAGAAAAATGGGGTAAAAATGAATCACACATAGATCTAAGTGTATAAAATCACTCTTGCAACATTTGACAGAaatctaatgtgacgttgtagCTCAAATTTGCCAAATATTTTGTGGTGGCATTACATTTCTCGGCCCTTCCCATCTTTAAGATGTCACATTTTCCACATGTTTTTAACTACAGCTGGCAGTGAATGATGCATACTTGTTGTAATTTCCAACCACAATGCTAGACTCAGACTCACTGTTGATGCTTTTCTAAAGTAATCATTATCAACATGGTGAATTACTGCAGCTCTGTCCTCACAGTTACAGGTGTGAGACACCTGGGTCTGTTGTAGTATTAGTCTTTTGTAGTCTTGGCCATCATTTctatgaaaaagaaagaagtagCTGTTCGCTCACTGCAGAACTCCAGATTCCTCATTTATTACATCTAGGGATATTTCAAGCACACCTGCTTTTCATCAGACGGCGACACACCAGGCAGTGCCATCTGAAATCAGCTGCGAACAGTCACGTGACCACGGCAAATTGCAAATGCATCCAGTCAACAACCTTGTACAGGACAAAGAATTGATAAGTGAATAATTTGCTGAATAAAACCAGCagattagagagagagagattattaAATCCCAGCTGTGTGTACTTTGAGTTTGACCTCATGTGAAGTCGATGAAATAGTCTGGATACGCTTCTGGCTTGTTTGTAGTCTAGTGATGGAAATGGTCAGTAAAGCATCATTTTAGCTTCCATTAAAGATGGCAAAGCTAAAAATCAACTTGTATAAACCAGGATCTGATCAGCACAGACGGGTGAACTTGAACCAGCCTGtctcaaactttattcaaagtAAATGAATATGTGGAAAACTTGTGGAAGCGTTGATGTTTTCTCAGAAAGACAGAAATTCTGCACAGGTGCTGCTGCCAGCTAATTACACTGCAAGATGTGTTTCCATTGCTCTGGTTAAGTTTCCATCAGATGTGGCCGCGTGTGTTGAAGCCTGATGTTGGTGGATCAGGGCCAGAGTGCACACTGTGGTGTCTGCTTTAGTTAACAGGCCAGAGAGAGACCACAGAGACATTTAAGTCATCAAGCTGAGGATTTTCCACCCACTGTCACTCTGTTAATGTCAGTTCACTTGTTCTGTTGTGTGAAAATTACATGCAGCACAGGCCACGCTCACAGAGCCTGTTTGGCTGGCAGCTCTTCCACTTGAAGGTCAGACAGACACACTAACACTGCTTCATGTTAAAACACACAGCTCCTGCTATGTTTACAGCTAGCATTAAAACTACTCTGCCCTCTGAGGAGGATGAAATCTGAGATTTTTGGAAACTAGCCAGTTTGGTTTGAAAAGTTCAGGATTGTGCAGGATCGCAGGCTGTGACAGTCAGAGGGTCGTATCCGTCACTGCTGACTCTCAGCAGCATATTC contains the following coding sequences:
- the wu:fa25f02 gene encoding uncharacterized protein C11orf24 encodes the protein MFGSWVPVCGFQQTSPCISLPTMSLYSSKLQLSVSLCLLLLLLLPCLLLRPTYSSTTRPNGDNLFSKPRANCSNGCATNTTTKTSLDGVKTSPPPKTLVSALNPNNASDAVIPTNSSSKVNNSLQLNASTQSFLKSASPNHTTVSHNRLSDSVTSVNKNEQTTEGALSSTPSASFEQPSSQEHLKSPEAFIPTGLPAQRLHTGSTTSTSSITATTSESVKNVVTTPVKSTTSAPATTTRTTVAPQLMTIAHTSVAVTAVRGSDISSSAALPHPSIEVAPVQTSSLTTSRSAITVVSTHANQNKSFASATRVPVVEEAGAVLTKQLVDTASLLAVLLFGLLFFLVTVAVFAKQAYDSYRRKDYTQVDYLINGMYSDSGV